A DNA window from Peromyscus leucopus breed LL Stock chromosome 3, UCI_PerLeu_2.1, whole genome shotgun sequence contains the following coding sequences:
- the Nobox gene encoding LOW QUALITY PROTEIN: homeobox protein NOBOX (The sequence of the model RefSeq protein was modified relative to this genomic sequence to represent the inferred CDS: inserted 2 bases in 2 codons): MASPIYQLQGGRDSTTWYQGLLLSTGQEAGGKPRTPGPESEGPLKASVSLTEDDQGKQSSFPRAGSGKRPLSKTSAELMXADTHRAGPNKDPAPAACSPQAQEEVTSLETEVKTAKPSISSVPGKHGEPNTNSQEEDLKKESLEVTCQFRKKTRTLYRSDQLEELERLFQEDHYPDSDKRREIAQMVGVTPQRIMVWFQNRRAKWRKVEKLSEKESQDGPAAPSEDSSQSRSAPELPAPMPTDLEPGPVPPXHILDAFPEPPMLLTSDQTLTPSQQSEGAQRVAETSPLLSPPPLRRTNLPLPLGPMQTPQVMPPLRDVPGSDSLHKDSPCGSWGPSISSSPSNLEDLGPQYYQASSQLGSFQFPQAPQTPLFPPFQSQFPYLPPFPFPIPSFLPPEDSLFSFPFGLSGDTSQDYCPGPPPGQLLLQPHAGYMGPGPWSGHCLPEPPFPGPLCPQTLGHPLGVDGFFPDLLPAPCAQTVSKQPSLGLNGLPEDTRPETGSSLSKMPEEQTASSLEQPAPEEVRDKTKNSHATETKE, encoded by the exons ATGGCGAGCCCCATCT ATCagctgcagggaggaagggactctACCACCTGGTACCAGGGGCTGCTGCTCTCCACAggccaggaagctggaggcaagcCCCGGACTCCTGGGCCGGAGTCAGAGGGACCACTGAAGGCTTCTGTTTCACTTACTGAAGATGACCAGGGCAAGCAGTCCTCATTTCCCAGGGCTGGCTCGGGAAAGAGACCACTGTCAAAGACCTCTGCAGAGTTAA GTGCTGACACACACAGAGCAGGCCCCAACAAAGACCCAGCACCAGCTGCTTGTAGTCCCCAAGCCCAGGAAGAAGTTACTTCTCTAGAGACAGAGGTAAAGACAGCAAAGCCATCCATTTCTTCAGTCCCTGGTAAGCACGGGGAGCCTAACACC AACAGTCAAGAGGAGGACCTGAAGAAGGAGTCCCTAGAAGTGACCTGTCAATTTCGGAAAAAGACTCGAACCCTGTACCGTTCAG AccagctggaggagctggaacGGCTATTCCAGGAAGACCACTATCCAGACAGTGACAAGCGCCGGGAGATTGCCCAGATGGTGGGGGTCACCCCCCAACGCATCATG GTGTGGTTTCAGAACCGTAGGGCAAAGTGGCGAAAAGTGGAGAAACTGAGCGAGAAGGAAAGTCAGGATGGTCCTGCAGCCCCCAGTGAGGACAGCAGTCAAAGCAG GTCTGCACctgagctcccagctcccatGCCTACAGACCTAGAACCTGGCCCTGTTCCCC AGCACATTTTGGACGCCTTTCCAG AGCCCCCCATGCTGCTGACTTCTGACCAGACTCTGACCCCCTCTCAGCAAAGTGAGGGTGCTCAGAGGGTAGCAGAGACCTCACCACTCTTAAGCCCCCCACCTCTTCGAAGGaccaaccttcctcttcctcttggtcCTATGCAAACTCCTCAAGTGATGCCCCCACTAAGGGACGTTCCTGGAAGTGACAGCCTACACAAGGACAgcccctgtgggtcctggggcccCAG CATCTCCTCATCACCCTCAAATTTGGAAGACCTGGGGCCTCAGTATTACCAAGCAAGCAGCCAGTTGGGTTCATTCCAGTTCCCCCAGGCTCCACAGACTCCTCTTTTCCCACCGTTTCAGTCCCAGTTTCCTTAtctgccccccttccctttccccatccCAAGCTTTCTCCCGCCGGAagactctcttttttcttttccttttggcctCAGTGGAGACACATCACAGGATTATTGCCCAGGGCCTCCACCTGGTCAGCTATTGCTACAGCCACATGCTGGATACATGG GTCCAGGACCCTGGAGTGGCCACTGTCTGCCAGAACCTCCCTTCCCTGGTCCACTCTGCCCACAGACTCTGGGGCACCCCCTGGGGGTAGACGGCTTCTTTCCAGACCTGCTTCCAGCTCCATGTGCTCAGACTGTGAGCAAGCAGCCTTCATTAGGACTCAATGGGCTTCCTGAAGACACTAGACCAGAGACAGGGTCCTCACTAAGCAAAATGCCAGAGGAGCAGACTGCCTCTTCCCTTGAGCAACCTGCACCAGAGGAGGTGAGAGACAAAACCAAGAACAGTCATGCCACTGAGACGAAAGAGTAA